The segment CGCTGGACGTCGAACACGACCGCCGGCACCTCCGCGTAGTACGCCAGGCCTAGTATCTCGCTCATCAGCGAGATGCCGGGGCCCGACGTGGGGGTGAATGCGCGCGCGCCGGCCCACGAGGCGCCGACCACCATGCCGATCGCCGCAAGTTCGTCCTCCGCTTGGAGAGTCGCAAAGAGCTTCTTCTGCGTTTTGGGGTCCTTGCGGTACTTGTGGCAGAACGTGTTGAACGCCTCCATCAACGAGGACGAGGGGGTGATGGGATACCAAGCGCCGACCGTCGCACCTGCGTAGAGGCACCCCAGCGCGGCGGTCGTGTTGCCGTCGATGAGGATTGAGTCCTTCGTGGCGTCCAACGGCTCCAGTTTGATGGGGAGCGGGCAGGAGAAATTGGCCTTGGCGTAGCTGTAGCCCAGGTCGATCGCCTTCTGGTTCCATTCGAGCAGCTCGGGCTTTTTGCCGAACTTCTCCTTTGTCAAACCGACGAGGATCTCGGTGTCGATGCCGAAGAGCGCGGCCAGAACCCCGGCATACGCGATGTTCTTCAGCAGGATGCGTTCCCGGAAGCCCCTGAATTCGGCGATGCACATCTCCGACAGGGGCACGCCAAGGTAAACGATGTCGGAACGGCGTCCTTCCTCGGCGAGCGGCCACGTCGAATCGTAAAGCAGCCAGCCGCCAGGCTGCACCTCCGCGACGTCGTCGTCGAAGGTGGCCTTGTTGAACGCCGCGATCAGGTCAAACACGGGGGTGCGCGCGGTGTAGCCGTCTTTGCTGACGCGGATCTCGTACCAAGTGGGCAGCCCCTGGATGTTCGATGGGAACAGGTTCTTCCCGGTGACCGGCACGCCCATGCGGAAGATCGCCTGCATGATGAGGCCGTTGGCGCTGGTCGATCCAGTGCCGTTGACCGTGGCGATCTTGAACGCGAAGTCGTTGGTCTTGGATTTCATTTCGCGGGTGCGGGTTCGGCGGCGGGCAGAGTTTTTTCGGGCACCGGCTGGCCAGCGTACGGCAGCTGAAGGATGGACTTTCGCATGTCGAACGCGTGGGTCGGGCACCGGTCGGCGCAAAGGCCGCAGTGCAGGCAGATGTTCTCGTCCTTGACCATCACGCGGCCCGTCTGCTTGAGTGCGCCCGACACGAACAGCGGTTGATCGTGGACGTCGGCGGGTGCGATCAGCCGGCTGCGCAGGTCCGTTTCATCGCCGTTGTTCGTGATCGTCAGGCAGTCGGTCGGGCAGACGTCGATGCAGGCGTCGCACTCGATGCAAAGCGACTCGGTGAAGTGCGTCTGGATGTCGCAGTTCATGCACCGTTCGACCTCGACTTTCGCCTGCTCCATCGTGAACCCCTCCTCGACCTCGATCGTCATCTTCAGAAATCGCTCGGGCATCTCGATGTGGGTCATCTTCTGCCGCTTTGCCGGGTCGTAGTCGTTGCTGTACGACCACTCGTGCAGACCCATGCTGGTGCTCGAAAGCGTCTGGCCCTGCGGCAGACGATCATCGACGGATTTGCCGTTGCAGTAGTTATGGATCGAGATCGCCGCCTGGTGCCCGTGCTCAACGGCCCAGATGATGTTCTTCGGGCCGAACGCCGCGTCGCCGCCGGAAAAAACGCCTTCGCGGGTGTACATGAACGTCGTCTCGTCCACTTCGGGCATGTCCCACTTGTTGAACTCGATGCCGATGTCCCGCTCGATCCACGGGAACGCGTTCTCCTGGCCGATCGCGACGATCACCGTGTCGCAAGGGATGACGACGTGGCCCGCAGGCTCTTGCACGAGCTTGCCGTCTATCTCGACGGACGTGAACTTCTCGAACTCCATGCCCACGAGCGTGCTGTTCTCGAGCACGAACTGGACGGGCGAAAGGTTTTCCAGAATTTCAACATGCTCCTCCTCGGCGTCTTCTAACTCCCACGGCGAGGCCTTGAAGTACTTGCGGGTTTTGCGCGCGACGACCTTGACGTCTTTTGCTCCGAGTCTCTTGGCAGAGCGACAGCAGTCCATCGCGGTGTTGCCTACGCCGATGATGAGCACCCTTTCGCCGACCGAATCGACGTGTTCGAAATGGATGGACTCGAGCCACTCGATCCCGATGAACACTTGGTCCGAGTCGTGCCGGCCCGGTATGTCCAACTCCCTGCCCTTCGGGGCGCCGGTGCCGACGAACACCGCGTCGAACTCTTTGGAGTCGAGGAGTTTCTTGAGGCTCTTGATGGGCGTGTCGTAGAGGACCTTCACGCCCATGTCGATGATGTAGGCGATCTCCTCGTCCAGCACCTCTGCTGGGAGCCGGAAGGCGGGGATGTTGATTCGCATGAGCCCGCCCGGAAGCGGCAGCGCCTCGAAAAGGGTCACGTCGTAGCCGAGCGGTATGAGGTCGTTGGCAACGGTCAGAGAGGCAGGCCCCGCACCGATGAGGGCTATCTTCTTGCCGTTCTTCTTCTTGGGGGCTTTCGGCAGGCGGTTACGAATGTCCGACTTGTTGTCTGCCGCAACGCGCTTTAGCCGGCAGATCGCGACGGGCTTTCCTTCTACGCGGACGCGGCGGCAAGCCGGTTCGCAAGGTCGGTCGCACGTTCGCCCGAGGATGCCGGGGAAAACGTTCGACTCGCGGTTCAGCATGTACGAGTCGTCGAAGCGCCCTTGAGCGATAAGCCGGATATATTCGGGTACGTTCGTGTGGGCCGGGCATGCCCATTGGCAGTCCACGACCTGGTGGTAATAGTCGGGCTTGTCAACGTCTGTGCGCTGCATGCCACCCTAATTATGACTTATACGGCGCGGGTTGGCGGCATTCAGCGGAGCCGAGTTCAAAACCCACGCGGTTTTACGCCCTATTGCCGCCGATAGTGGCCATCTCAACGCACGACGGACCGCCTGTGAAAGGGAGCGAGAATAGACATATCGTTACAAGAGTCAACTCTCCATCATTTTCCCACTGTAGGGATCGTAGGTAATGAGCCAAATTAACGATTGACAGCTAGGGAAAATGCTTGAGACAAGACAGGGATCGTTCAACAAAGTCGGGCAAGGACAGCCCGAGGACACAAGCGATAACGGTGACGAAACGGCGCAGACTCAGCACGGTTGCCCTGTTCTGGGCCGCCTGATCGTAGCAGGAGCTAACTTTCGAACAGCCAACCTCGCGGTTCGTAGTTCGCTCGCGATCACGGAGCATTGCCTAGGGCCGTTCTTGAGGGGTTTGCAAGAGCAGGGCGTTGAAGAGTGCTTCGCGCTTTCGACTTGCAACCGGGTCGAAGTGTACGCTCTGACCCCGAGAAACGAGATCGTCCTCAAAGCGCTA is part of the Armatimonadota bacterium genome and harbors:
- a CDS encoding 2-oxoacid:acceptor oxidoreductase subunit alpha; the encoded protein is MKSKTNDFAFKIATVNGTGSTSANGLIMQAIFRMGVPVTGKNLFPSNIQGLPTWYEIRVSKDGYTARTPVFDLIAAFNKATFDDDVAEVQPGGWLLYDSTWPLAEEGRRSDIVYLGVPLSEMCIAEFRGFRERILLKNIAYAGVLAALFGIDTEILVGLTKEKFGKKPELLEWNQKAIDLGYSYAKANFSCPLPIKLEPLDATKDSILIDGNTTAALGCLYAGATVGAWYPITPSSSLMEAFNTFCHKYRKDPKTQKKLFATLQAEDELAAIGMVVGASWAGARAFTPTSGPGISLMSEILGLAYYAEVPAVVFDVQRVGPSTGMPTRTQQGDLLLCAYASHGDTKHICLYPSDPREAFEMAVASFDLAERYQTPVLVLSDLDIGMNDWMIPKLEWDDAYVPDRGKVLTPEQLEEGSWHGTGSRVEGQRSRVESEPNSQNSELEPHGQEKSPDKFYRYLDVDGDGIPYRTLPGQHPKGAYFTRGSGHNKYGAYTEDADEYQDVLDRIARKIQGAAKAVPAPLIKRNKGATFGIVTVGGCHAACVEAMDRLADEGVIADYMRVRGFPFGDDVREFLDAHEKNFVVEQNRDGQLRSLLLLETGVEQAKLDSVRYYAGFPMSAHHVLEGINGKIRSYA
- a CDS encoding FAD-dependent oxidoreductase; amino-acid sequence: MQRTDVDKPDYYHQVVDCQWACPAHTNVPEYIRLIAQGRFDDSYMLNRESNVFPGILGRTCDRPCEPACRRVRVEGKPVAICRLKRVAADNKSDIRNRLPKAPKKKNGKKIALIGAGPASLTVANDLIPLGYDVTLFEALPLPGGLMRINIPAFRLPAEVLDEEIAYIIDMGVKVLYDTPIKSLKKLLDSKEFDAVFVGTGAPKGRELDIPGRHDSDQVFIGIEWLESIHFEHVDSVGERVLIIGVGNTAMDCCRSAKRLGAKDVKVVARKTRKYFKASPWELEDAEEEHVEILENLSPVQFVLENSTLVGMEFEKFTSVEIDGKLVQEPAGHVVIPCDTVIVAIGQENAFPWIERDIGIEFNKWDMPEVDETTFMYTREGVFSGGDAAFGPKNIIWAVEHGHQAAISIHNYCNGKSVDDRLPQGQTLSSTSMGLHEWSYSNDYDPAKRQKMTHIEMPERFLKMTIEVEEGFTMEQAKVEVERCMNCDIQTHFTESLCIECDACIDVCPTDCLTITNNGDETDLRSRLIAPADVHDQPLFVSGALKQTGRVMVKDENICLHCGLCADRCPTHAFDMRKSILQLPYAGQPVPEKTLPAAEPAPAK